The genomic region TTACTTAAGCAAATTAAGTTTTGTCAATTTATTGCCTCTGTGTTGAAGTAATTCGTAGTTTCACAACTTGTTTGAAACAGAATTGCTCTGGTAAAAGCGAAAGATTTTAGGTTTAAAGGTAAATCTGAAATAACAGAAGCACTAAGGGTTACTTGTCCTGATGTTTTGTTGCGAAATACGTAGTGTTGATGTCCTGTATCCAATTATTGCCATCTTAATGGGGAAAATGTTAAAATAGCATGAAATTCTCATATAAGTTGCCTTTTGGAACATTCCGTCAAACTATTTTAACTGCAAATTTGGATGTGTCATGTTGTAGTTGTTGCCTATATATTGCTTGTTACATTGATCTATGGTTCAAGGGAATATGTAGGATGGTGATTAATGGTCTTGGTCTGGTTTCAGGTGTTTATGGTTTTTACATGCTAGGTAGGCATGTAGAACCTTTCTTAGTTGTTTCACCAGACATCTCTTCATAAGGCATCCGAAAATGATGTGATGGTCAGCAGAGTTTATGGTCATTAAGTATCAGAAGATTGTCCATTTACAAATTAATACACGTATTTTACTGACATCTATCATTAAAGTAGGGGGGAGGTGGAGTTAACTCTGCCATTATATTATGCTAGTATTTCTTTTGATCAAATCTGATTTTCAACATTGCCTTGTTTCGTTTCAAAATTCTTCAAGGGTTCACTTTGTGCGGCAAGGCATGCTGCTGCTTTTGTCCGAGGAGATGATGTCATTCACAAGCTATTTACAGAACTGGCATATCGATACAAGTGAATTCTCTAcctgtttctttctttgttaTTTATGGTTGTCATATTGATTCAGTCCAATGTGTTACAGAGACAGGGCAGGTGGATATACAAGACTGCTTCGAACTCGCATCCGAGTTGGTGATGCTGCCCCAATGGCCTATATAGAGTAAGAATACTATCTATTCTGCTAACTGCAAGCCCAATTTcctactttaattttgatttagctTGGTACAATATAgacaacataaaattaaaatgtttcaataattataattaaataaaaatatttggttgGGCTTCTATATCATATGCATTTGGGCTTCAAACTTGAATGGTTATGCCTTTATTAGTTCTCATGCAAAAACCAAACTTGAAACTGAATTAACCAAGCTTAGCTCTGAATCAATTAACTGAAACATTTTAGCTGAATTTCTTCAATTAATTTGTTGAGGTTGGCTTTAACCAAAACTATTAACCCAAAGATTGGAGATTTTTGAGTTTGGGAACTTTTGAGTTCCAAATGTTTGGTCATGCAGTCTAGTGTCTGGTATCAGATACATTAACGGTTGATTTGCCTTTAGCGCTCTTGTTTTTATTATGAGAAATGACGATAGTAATCATACTGAACAAATGTTTAACTGTGCTCCTGAAGTGTCGATGGAATTTACATGGAAGCGTCATACATTTTGATACTTTGCTTGCAAATTCGAACAGGTTCATTGATAGAGAAAATGAGCTTAGACAGTCGAAGCCACCTACTCCTCAGCCACCACAAAGACCTTCTCTGGATCCTTGGACAAGATCCCGGCTTAGCAGGCAGTTTGCACCCCCTAAAGAGGAGAAAAGCTCTGAATCTGAGATATGAATCAGGAGCCCTTATTCACAGTGGTTTGATAGTGTTTTACAGATACAACAGATTAAAACAACTGGCAGAAATCTGGCTTGCCAGTGTCATCGGTTCAGCGTGGATGGAATAAgttgttctttttgttttcttaatattatttGGGATGATTTTAGAATGTTGTACAAATTGAGtgcattttttgttttaataggTTTTAATATATGATACTGCCCAGCTATTGAACTTTTGACCCccttttgttgtgttttgagGTTTGAGTTTTGTTTAGGGTGTGGAGTAGAGTCCAAAAGCGAGCGTATGAAATCTGGTTTGACTTTAACTGAGttgtatttttatagtttttaaaaaaaaaattattcgaGCTTGATCaggttagtttaattatgttttttgatTTAAAGTTTGGTTATATGTTCagggtttaaaattaaaattttattattggttgaaTAAAAAGGCTGGATTAACACCTGGTGTTAGAAATTTGAATTCGGCCTGTTGAAGAGATCAGTCTCTTATGATCAAAAGAAAAGTGTAATCAGGTGATGGCGACTACGTTAAATAAAGTACTGCAATACCATGAACCAGGATTTAAGTACTAGTTTCAAGCTATGCTATGGCACTTGTTCTATAACTTGCGATCTCTATTGTGAATATTTAGTGTTGACTTGCATATGCAATCCACCAATACCATAGCATTGGTGGAGTATCGAGCCATTCATTAGTCAAGTTCGAACAAAATTTGTCCCAAGACTAGCCGTTGGATTGGGCTTTAGGGATTTGagtaaatttgatattgttttacTAGCCGAGCAAGGGTGGCTTTATTACCAGACTTTCCTCAGTAGTGGCTaagggtgtgcaaaattcgggtaaaaccgaaaaatcttggttaaccgaccgaattcggttaatcggtcggttaaccgaattttttcggtcggaggtcggttaattattttttaatttttcggttaacggttaattcggttcgaaaccggccggttaaccgaattttttcagtttaaccgaaaaaattaataaataaaattataatatataaataggctcactattcacctaaacccaatccaaacccaagtgtattcaacccaacccaacccaatcataaaaaatacaaataatttaataaataaaaataaaattctaaaactaaagtctaaaagtctaaaaataatttaattatgtagtgattcaattcggttaattcagttaattcgggTAATCCGATTAactcggttaattcgggtaatccggttaattcggttaatttttaaccaaaaataaaaaatatataattttcggttaaccgaccgaattaaccgaaaaatttcggttcgttaattttttttaaaaaaatttcagttcggttaacggttaaaaattttgaaaggtcggttaaccgaatcgAGTTAACCCCAATTTTTTTTGTCCTAATTTGGGTTCAAATCCATCGCTCATTTGGCAATCTTTTTGGAGCACAAAAGATCTTACTTACATACTATTATAGTATGTGATATAgaattatataatgaaattgttgAGTATGCTTCATATTTCAGtcaattttgagaaataatctcCTAGTTAATCtccatttatttgtttcagttgaactctaattagtctagattattttttattatttgacttacgaatttagcttataaatagattcttttacaatactagaaaatacactcattaaaaagattagaactcataacacttttgaaaaaaattgtgtttacgttttgagggttctttgtttttgagTTTCGGGGTAtagtttttatcttcatcttttgtactcttcgttctttttccattatattaaaattatctttacccgcGGCTTTTTATTCTCTTTAGAGAGATCTTTTCACGTTAAATTGTAtgttcaatttatcaatttcttatgctattttttacttgttcgttactCAATATGGTTGATCCCAactgaaataatatattttaagagtattaatatataactattattatattataaattataataaaatatatagcaTCAATAGTTATATTCAAATAcaagtttataattataatcagCAATAAATAAagcattattaaaatttaatatcttgataaatattatttttattaaattagattttgacttgtgctttaatttttacaaattgcaCTTGggtattgagtttattttatttatttattttggactTAAAGATTTGAgttataattagtttattttgagtttgagtaataacaaatttattatttaagtttggGCTTAGTATGATACATTTGGATTTTGgaataagtattttaaaatataagtataaggtttataaatttaacaagaaatataaaagttatttaattgttaatatataatgtactactataaattataataaaagatacaTTATTACAcgatattataatgtttaatcacCGATGCACATGTATAAAttagtaatatattatattttatgtcatatgatataacattatataatatagtagaAGGAGTAACTTCTAAATATACTGAAAAGTATAATGATTTAGAGCTTATTTCaaccaatataataataaacaataatacattataataattaatatatcatgTACTGCTCTACTATTCTAGTAAGTGATAAATAGTACCAACATATATAACTAATGTTATATTATAGATATAGCATCAATAGTTATGTGTAATTTAGGGTGCGTTTGTTTGCTGTAAAATGGTttccggaaaacattttacaccATTTCCGGTGTTTGTTTGGGGGAAAATGAATTCCTTTAGGAAACCATTTTCCAAAACACGGTAAAATCAAACCCATTCCTCCGGAAATTGTCTTACGGCTTCAAAattggtaagacattttccattcTTCTCTAAGCAAacattttccattctcttctaaGCAGCAGACATTTTCCATTCCTCAAAGCTTCCGCCTCTCCTCATCTTTGCCTTGCCATCTCTGTCTCTCAGCTTAATCTTCCTTCTCCATCTTTCTGCTCCATAGATCTGTCGGTGAGTCACCCAAAAGCTTCAAgttttttatgaaattggtGGTTTTTTGCTGGATTTTCCAAAAATCGGAAGAAGGATGAAAactcatcatcttcttccctACACCACTCGACCCCTAATTCTTCACTACAGGGAAgctttcccttttaattttcttgctaTTTTCTCTATAAAAATCTCAACGTTTCTACCTTCAAAGCTTCAGTTAGTAGATGCGATTGACCCGATTCATTTCTTATctcttatcatttttttatttgtttattcctTAGTTggaattttaactttattttatcgCGTTTTGTTGTGTAATTTTAGGGttgctaaatttcttaaacgAATTAAGCTTAATACTCTAATGTTCACTTCTTTTTGTATAGTTAATGATTATCATCATTTACGTTACCGTGGATTTTAGAAACCCCATAACTATTCTTACTATTGCTGTATTGTGTTTCCATTGTCGATTTTATTAGGCATTCATGGCTGTCAGTTAACTTGCTTGGGGCGTTTTTGAGCTTTCATATAGGATAGTAATCGTGTACTTAATAAGCATGTAGCAGATTAGTAGCGTCCCATGTGGAGATTTTAGCTTCACCAGTGGTTAAATAATCCTTTTTTTTCATGGAGATAGTAGATTCTTTTATGTTAAGCATACTAGCAAATAGTGTATTCCATTGCAATTCCTCCTAGATTCCTGCTAATAAATGATATGGATGTTTGAGTTATGCTAATTGAATTTCAAATGCAATTAATCCTGAGGTGCTTAATTGAGTAAAACCTAGTCAATATATGACAAGTTGGAGTAGAGGGTAGTTATCAAAGATGAAATTCAGAGTTGGTTACAGTGCTATCATCGTTTTATTGTTAGGCTAGAGAACTATACACTGACATTTGTGTCATTTGCTATGatatgttacaaaatattatgGGCTCTCTCTTTCAGCAAGGAAATGGTTAAAATTCTCAAGTTATCAGAGTGTTTTAGTAAATACTAGCATGTTACGGATACTTTTTGTAATGCATCAAAAGAAATAATGTTGAGCTGGAGTGGACTAAGAGCATTTCCAGTTCCTCTAATTTTTAAGTAGTTTCTGAGTACAATGATGTTCCTCTAATTTTTGCAGGGCTATTGAGCACCCAACTTTTTCAGCACTTACAGGACCATTGTGTGATCTGTATTCACTTATTCCTCCCCTTCTAGTTGCAACGCATAAGAAACTCAGGGTATGTAGATGTTTTTGTAGTTCTGAATGCCGTGGGTCTTATTTACTGGAGTAAATTGTTATGCTTTTATTCCTTTGCATTATAATTGATTCCATGGTTTAGTTTTAGCATTGAGTTAATGGATTAAAAGGAAGTATTGAGGTGATTATCCTTATTgttaagtttttgtttaaaaatgtcaaatagagAGACTTTATGCTTGagatttgatcttttatttcttaaatattaaaattgttagcAACTCATATATATAGAGTTTATGCTTGAGAAACAAACCAATCAAAAATACCAATAAGACTTTCAGTTCAATCCAAATTTCCTTAGAAAATTCAATGTTAAAATGACTACTAGAAGATCTCTGCCATAACCAGTTTTATTGTTTAgttcaaaacttaaaaagttgataattttttaactttttatttaattttccattttactgattttttttaaatagtacatataattacaatttttttaaaaaaaaaatttaaaaaccaatgAACTAAACCAagcaaaatttaatttcagtcATGAAACTTCTCATAGTGTACTGGTTAATGGGCTTACAAGTAGAGAAAAATGTATCGCAATTCGCGACCACGTATATTATATATGGCAAAGAAAATCTGAacacaaaaaaattttggcagaaataaaacttatataGGCTTGAAGCAACCATCTTCAGTCGATTATGGTGGCCCTTTTCAGATTTTAAGGGAGAATAGTGGACATTTTCAGATTTAGGGGCACAACAAGCTTCTTCGTTCCAAGGTTGCATTATCCATACAACAATAGCAAAAGCAGCTTTTTTGCGTTTTCTTCTTTAACTAAGGCCGCTTTATGGACAAGCTTAGTCCAATTTTGAGCCTTAGAAATTGAAGTGACAgaacagattttttttttccagatagaactaataaaccaaaataaatatatatactatataagaAAAACATAGGGTCTAACCCCATGTACGGTGAGCTTGTTTCAGCCCATAGCATACTTCTGGGTAACATGCTGAACATGTTTAAGAGCATGTAGGAGACCATTAGCATATCTTGaaattctatttgttttttGCAAATTACTGATTTGCTTCAGTTTGTTTCAGTTATAAGTGGTACTTTCAAtgctttcatttttcatgctttcatttttcatgcTTTCATTTTAAGTGGTACTTTCAATTATAATTAgcttgatatgtatgtatgcactcTTAGTCATGGTAACTTTATGTGATCTTATGAAAATCTTGCATCTTTTTGTAGTGATCATATATTTGTGTGGCATTATTTTGTGTAGATGGATCGTAATCAACATCAAACTGCAATTGTCGGAGTCGTGGCTTTAGTTTTAGCTTTTGGGActctttggattaaaaaattagaaactagGAAGGAAATTGCTTCTCGCCCTCGTGTGAATcgagattatgaaagagaaaattatattaatagtattttatatagtggtgaccagcattgtattgatgtgataaggatgagaccgatatccttttttaatttgtgtgaTATTCTTAGTAGGAATCATTTGTTACAATCAACAAAATCTGTGAATATTAGGGAGcaagtaattatatttttacatataattggtcataatgtaaggtttcgagtgattggatctagatattatagatcaactGAGACAGTTCACCGTTACTTTAGGATTGTATTgagagctattttgaaattgtatagactagttattagattacctgatgagtcaactcctagtaaaattagaaacaatccaaggttttatccttattttaaagattgtattggaGCATTAGATGGAACTCATATTCGTGCATCCGTTCCACTTAGCATGCAAGGAAGATTTCGTAGTCGTAAAGGGTGGACGACACAAAATGTATTGGCTgccattacatttgatttgaaattttcctatgtTCTAGCTGGTTGGGAAGGTAGTGCACATGATTCTCGTATTTTAAGTGATGC from Gossypium raimondii isolate GPD5lz chromosome 1, ASM2569854v1, whole genome shotgun sequence harbors:
- the LOC105786016 gene encoding uncharacterized protein LOC105786016; this translates as MTKFRKLNRPTGHRMSMLRTMVSQLVKHERIETTVAKAKEIRRLADNMVQLGKEGSLCAARHAAAFVRGDDVIHKLFTELAYRYKDRAGGYTRLLRTRIRVGDAAPMAYIEFIDRENELRQSKPPTPQPPQRPSLDPWTRSRLSRQFAPPKEEKSSESEI
- the LOC128031839 gene encoding uncharacterized protein LOC128031839, with protein sequence MDRNQHQTAIVGVVALVLAFGTLWIKKLETRKEIASRPRVNRDYERENYINSILYSGDQHCIDVIRMRPISFFNLCDILSRNHLLQSTKSVNIREQVIIFLHIIGHNVRFRVIGSRYYRSTETVHRYFRIVLRAILKLYRLVIRLPDESTPSKIRNNPRFYPYFKDCIGALDGTHIRASVPLSMQGRFRSRKGWTTQNVLAAITFDLKFSYVLAGWEGSAHDSRILSDALSRPGGLRIPEGKYYLADAGYGIRNGCITPYRGVRYHLKEFGAEGPENAKELFNLRHLSLRITVERVFGILKKRFRVLDAEPFWNFQTQVDIVLACCIIHNHIMGVDPSDLLNQGLYEASESDLIISTLTER